One part of the Hippopotamus amphibius kiboko isolate mHipAmp2 chromosome 14, mHipAmp2.hap2, whole genome shotgun sequence genome encodes these proteins:
- the ZAR1L gene encoding protein ZAR1-like isoform X5: MRVEGKPRTQTDCPRILHCFWVQGGRMERFVRVPYSLYPGYGNTMPLSQPGLSEHIQPDWRQNNGPPAFLARPGLLVPSNASDYCVGPYKRAQLKAILSQMNPSLSLRLCKANTKEVGVQVSPRVDKSVQCSLGPRTLHSRSPWGTTGHKVPVSAWGVYSPVMGRRGLVRLRKDGDGKERGALSGPPEASLQQLPPPTPPRSEEGQREELQQREELGEEDTSSPRERKSKQAQGDASEPLQKPNFQVYFKQLCCKCQKSYNPYRVEAIQCQTCSQSRCSCPQKKRHIDLRRPHRQELCGRCKDKRFSCGNIYSFKYIM, encoded by the exons ATGAGGGTGGAAGGCAAACcgaggacacaaacagactgcCCCAGGATATTGCACTGCTTCTGGGTTCAGGGTGGACGGATGGAGCGCTTCGTCCGTGTTCCCTACAGCTTGTACCCAGGCTATGGGAACACAATGCCTTTGAGCCAGCCTGGACTCTCTGAACACATACAGCCTGACTGGAGGCAAAACAACGGTCCCCCCGCTTTCCTGGCAAGGCCGGGGCTGCTTGTGCCTTCCAACGCCTCCGACTACTGCGTGGGCCCTTACAAGAGGGCCCAGCTTAAGGCCATTCTCTCCCAGATGAACCCCAGCTTGAGCCTGCGACTGTGCAAGGCCAACACCAAGGAGGTTGGCGTGCAGGTGAGCCCACGGGTGGACAAGTCCGTGCAGTGCTCGCTGGGGCCTCGCACCTTGCACAGCCGCTCCCCCTGGGGCACCACAGGCCACAAGGTACCCGTGTCAGCCTGGGGAGTCTATTCACCAGTGATGGGCCGTAGGGGCCTGGTGCGGCTGCGGAAGGATGGGGACGGCAAGGAGAGGGGGGCGCTTTCGGGTCCTCCAGAGGCCAGCTTGCAGCAGCTgccaccaccaacaccaccaaGGTCGGAAGAGGGCCAGCGGGAGGAACTCCAGCAGCGAGAGGAGTTGGGGGAGGAAGATACCTCGAGTCCACGGGAAAGGAAGAGCAAACAAGCCCAAGGAGACGCCAGCGAGCCGCTCCAGAAGCCCAACTTCCAG GTTTATTTCAAACAACTCTGTTGCAAATGCCAAAAGAGTTATAACCCTTACCGAGTAGAAGCGATCCAATGCCAG ACCTGTTCACAGTCTCGTTGTTCCTGTCCTCAAAAGAAAAGACACATCGATCTAAGGAGGCCTCATCGGCAGGAACTGTGTGGCCGCTGCAAAGACAAGAGATTCTCCTGTGGCAATATTTACAGCTTTAAATACATCATGTGA
- the ZAR1L gene encoding protein ZAR1-like isoform X7 — MRVEGKPRTQTDCPRILHCFWVQGGRMERFVRVPYSLYPGYGNTMPLSQPGLSEHIQPDWRQNNGPPAFLARPGLLVPSNASDYCVGPYKRAQLKAILSQMNPSLSLRLCKANTKEVGVQVSPRVDKSVQCSLGPRTLHSRSPWGTTGHKVPVSAWGVYSPVMGRRGLVRLRKDGDGKERGALSGPPEASLQQLPPPTPPRSEEGQREELQQREELGEEDTSSPRERKSKQAQGDASEPLQKPNFQFLEPKYGYFHCKDCKTRWESAYVWCISGTNKVYFKQLCCKCQKSYNPYRVEAIQCQIQMC; from the exons ATGAGGGTGGAAGGCAAACcgaggacacaaacagactgcCCCAGGATATTGCACTGCTTCTGGGTTCAGGGTGGACGGATGGAGCGCTTCGTCCGTGTTCCCTACAGCTTGTACCCAGGCTATGGGAACACAATGCCTTTGAGCCAGCCTGGACTCTCTGAACACATACAGCCTGACTGGAGGCAAAACAACGGTCCCCCCGCTTTCCTGGCAAGGCCGGGGCTGCTTGTGCCTTCCAACGCCTCCGACTACTGCGTGGGCCCTTACAAGAGGGCCCAGCTTAAGGCCATTCTCTCCCAGATGAACCCCAGCTTGAGCCTGCGACTGTGCAAGGCCAACACCAAGGAGGTTGGCGTGCAGGTGAGCCCACGGGTGGACAAGTCCGTGCAGTGCTCGCTGGGGCCTCGCACCTTGCACAGCCGCTCCCCCTGGGGCACCACAGGCCACAAGGTACCCGTGTCAGCCTGGGGAGTCTATTCACCAGTGATGGGCCGTAGGGGCCTGGTGCGGCTGCGGAAGGATGGGGACGGCAAGGAGAGGGGGGCGCTTTCGGGTCCTCCAGAGGCCAGCTTGCAGCAGCTgccaccaccaacaccaccaaGGTCGGAAGAGGGCCAGCGGGAGGAACTCCAGCAGCGAGAGGAGTTGGGGGAGGAAGATACCTCGAGTCCACGGGAAAGGAAGAGCAAACAAGCCCAAGGAGACGCCAGCGAGCCGCTCCAGAAGCCCAACTTCCAG TTTTTAGAACCAAAATATGGCTATTTTCACTGTAAAGATTGTAAGACCAGATGGGAGAGTGCTTATGTGTGGTGCATTTCTGGAACTAATAAG GTTTATTTCAAACAACTCTGTTGCAAATGCCAAAAGAGTTATAACCCTTACCGAGTAGAAGCGATCCAATGCCAG aTTCAGATGTGTTAA
- the ZAR1L gene encoding protein ZAR1-like isoform X6 — MRVEGKPRTQTDCPRILHCFWVQGGRMERFVRVPYSLYPGYGNTMPLSQPGLSEHIQPDWRQNNGPPAFLARPGLLVPSNASDYCVGPYKRAQLKAILSQMNPSLSLRLCKANTKEVGVQVSPRVDKSVQCSLGPRTLHSRSPWGTTGHKVPVSAWGVYSPVMGRRGLVRLRKDGDGKERGALSGPPEASLQQLPPPTPPRSEEGQREELQQREELGEEDTSSPRERKSKQAQGDASEPLQKPNFQFLEPKYGYFHCKDCKTRWESAYVWCISGTNKVYFKQLCCKCQKSYNPYRVEAIQCQILFPCRLLQHIE, encoded by the exons ATGAGGGTGGAAGGCAAACcgaggacacaaacagactgcCCCAGGATATTGCACTGCTTCTGGGTTCAGGGTGGACGGATGGAGCGCTTCGTCCGTGTTCCCTACAGCTTGTACCCAGGCTATGGGAACACAATGCCTTTGAGCCAGCCTGGACTCTCTGAACACATACAGCCTGACTGGAGGCAAAACAACGGTCCCCCCGCTTTCCTGGCAAGGCCGGGGCTGCTTGTGCCTTCCAACGCCTCCGACTACTGCGTGGGCCCTTACAAGAGGGCCCAGCTTAAGGCCATTCTCTCCCAGATGAACCCCAGCTTGAGCCTGCGACTGTGCAAGGCCAACACCAAGGAGGTTGGCGTGCAGGTGAGCCCACGGGTGGACAAGTCCGTGCAGTGCTCGCTGGGGCCTCGCACCTTGCACAGCCGCTCCCCCTGGGGCACCACAGGCCACAAGGTACCCGTGTCAGCCTGGGGAGTCTATTCACCAGTGATGGGCCGTAGGGGCCTGGTGCGGCTGCGGAAGGATGGGGACGGCAAGGAGAGGGGGGCGCTTTCGGGTCCTCCAGAGGCCAGCTTGCAGCAGCTgccaccaccaacaccaccaaGGTCGGAAGAGGGCCAGCGGGAGGAACTCCAGCAGCGAGAGGAGTTGGGGGAGGAAGATACCTCGAGTCCACGGGAAAGGAAGAGCAAACAAGCCCAAGGAGACGCCAGCGAGCCGCTCCAGAAGCCCAACTTCCAG TTTTTAGAACCAAAATATGGCTATTTTCACTGTAAAGATTGTAAGACCAGATGGGAGAGTGCTTATGTGTGGTGCATTTCTGGAACTAATAAG GTTTATTTCAAACAACTCTGTTGCAAATGCCAAAAGAGTTATAACCCTTACCGAGTAGAAGCGATCCAATGCCAG attctttttccttgtaggttattacagcatattgaatag
- the ZAR1L gene encoding protein ZAR1-like isoform X3: MRVEGKPRTQTDCPRILHCFWVQGGRMERFVRVPYSLYPGYGNTMPLSQPGLSEHIQPDWRQNNGPPAFLARPGLLVPSNASDYCVGPYKRAQLKAILSQMNPSLSLRLCKANTKEVGVQVSPRVDKSVQCSLGPRTLHSRSPWGTTGHKVPVSAWGVYSPVMGRRGLVRLRKDGDGKERGALSGPPEASLQQLPPPTPPRSEEGQREELQQREELGEEDTSSPRERKSKQAQGDASEPLQKPNFQFLEPKYGYFHCKDCKTRWESAYVWCISGTNKVYFKQLCCKCQKSYNPYRVEAIQCQLAHWISCRTEALKDCLHTDAG, encoded by the exons ATGAGGGTGGAAGGCAAACcgaggacacaaacagactgcCCCAGGATATTGCACTGCTTCTGGGTTCAGGGTGGACGGATGGAGCGCTTCGTCCGTGTTCCCTACAGCTTGTACCCAGGCTATGGGAACACAATGCCTTTGAGCCAGCCTGGACTCTCTGAACACATACAGCCTGACTGGAGGCAAAACAACGGTCCCCCCGCTTTCCTGGCAAGGCCGGGGCTGCTTGTGCCTTCCAACGCCTCCGACTACTGCGTGGGCCCTTACAAGAGGGCCCAGCTTAAGGCCATTCTCTCCCAGATGAACCCCAGCTTGAGCCTGCGACTGTGCAAGGCCAACACCAAGGAGGTTGGCGTGCAGGTGAGCCCACGGGTGGACAAGTCCGTGCAGTGCTCGCTGGGGCCTCGCACCTTGCACAGCCGCTCCCCCTGGGGCACCACAGGCCACAAGGTACCCGTGTCAGCCTGGGGAGTCTATTCACCAGTGATGGGCCGTAGGGGCCTGGTGCGGCTGCGGAAGGATGGGGACGGCAAGGAGAGGGGGGCGCTTTCGGGTCCTCCAGAGGCCAGCTTGCAGCAGCTgccaccaccaacaccaccaaGGTCGGAAGAGGGCCAGCGGGAGGAACTCCAGCAGCGAGAGGAGTTGGGGGAGGAAGATACCTCGAGTCCACGGGAAAGGAAGAGCAAACAAGCCCAAGGAGACGCCAGCGAGCCGCTCCAGAAGCCCAACTTCCAG TTTTTAGAACCAAAATATGGCTATTTTCACTGTAAAGATTGTAAGACCAGATGGGAGAGTGCTTATGTGTGGTGCATTTCTGGAACTAATAAG GTTTATTTCAAACAACTCTGTTGCAAATGCCAAAAGAGTTATAACCCTTACCGAGTAGAAGCGATCCAATGCCAG
- the ZAR1L gene encoding protein ZAR1-like isoform X2, which yields MRVEGKPRTQTDCPRILHCFWVQGGRMERFVRVPYSLYPGYGNTMPLSQPGLSEHIQPDWRQNNGPPAFLARPGLLVPSNASDYCVGPYKRAQLKAILSQMNPSLSLRLCKANTKEVGVQVSPRVDKSVQCSLGPRTLHSRSPWGTTGHKVPVSAWGVYSPVMGRRGLVRLRKDGDGKERGALSGPPEASLQQLPPPTPPRSEEGQREELQQREELGEEDTSSPRERKSKQAQGDASEPLQKPNFQFLEPKYGYFHCKDCKTRWESAYVWCISGTNKVYFKQLCCKCQKSYNPYRVEAIQCQTCSQSRCSCPQKKRHIDLRRPHRQELCGRCKDKRFSCGNIYSFKYIM from the exons ATGAGGGTGGAAGGCAAACcgaggacacaaacagactgcCCCAGGATATTGCACTGCTTCTGGGTTCAGGGTGGACGGATGGAGCGCTTCGTCCGTGTTCCCTACAGCTTGTACCCAGGCTATGGGAACACAATGCCTTTGAGCCAGCCTGGACTCTCTGAACACATACAGCCTGACTGGAGGCAAAACAACGGTCCCCCCGCTTTCCTGGCAAGGCCGGGGCTGCTTGTGCCTTCCAACGCCTCCGACTACTGCGTGGGCCCTTACAAGAGGGCCCAGCTTAAGGCCATTCTCTCCCAGATGAACCCCAGCTTGAGCCTGCGACTGTGCAAGGCCAACACCAAGGAGGTTGGCGTGCAGGTGAGCCCACGGGTGGACAAGTCCGTGCAGTGCTCGCTGGGGCCTCGCACCTTGCACAGCCGCTCCCCCTGGGGCACCACAGGCCACAAGGTACCCGTGTCAGCCTGGGGAGTCTATTCACCAGTGATGGGCCGTAGGGGCCTGGTGCGGCTGCGGAAGGATGGGGACGGCAAGGAGAGGGGGGCGCTTTCGGGTCCTCCAGAGGCCAGCTTGCAGCAGCTgccaccaccaacaccaccaaGGTCGGAAGAGGGCCAGCGGGAGGAACTCCAGCAGCGAGAGGAGTTGGGGGAGGAAGATACCTCGAGTCCACGGGAAAGGAAGAGCAAACAAGCCCAAGGAGACGCCAGCGAGCCGCTCCAGAAGCCCAACTTCCAG TTTTTAGAACCAAAATATGGCTATTTTCACTGTAAAGATTGTAAGACCAGATGGGAGAGTGCTTATGTGTGGTGCATTTCTGGAACTAATAAG GTTTATTTCAAACAACTCTGTTGCAAATGCCAAAAGAGTTATAACCCTTACCGAGTAGAAGCGATCCAATGCCAG ACCTGTTCACAGTCTCGTTGTTCCTGTCCTCAAAAGAAAAGACACATCGATCTAAGGAGGCCTCATCGGCAGGAACTGTGTGGCCGCTGCAAAGACAAGAGATTCTCCTGTGGCAATATTTACAGCTTTAAATACATCATGTGA